One window of the Eucalyptus grandis isolate ANBG69807.140 chromosome 8, ASM1654582v1, whole genome shotgun sequence genome contains the following:
- the LOC120287811 gene encoding endochitinase EP3-like → MAKSNDTARALLNILVVSSLIARFSPAHVLSQNCGCNTNLCCSRYGGKSAKKCGSGDDYCGASCQSGRVTHLTTPSSGVSMADMVTDNFFNSIIGQADSSCEGKSFYTRQAFLDAASGYTEFGAVGTADDSKREIAAFFAHVTHETGHFCYIEEIDGPSEDYCDEWNIQYPCNPNKGYYGRGPIQISWNSNYGPAGESIGFDGVNSPETTANDVVVSFKTAFWFWMNNAHSVITSGQGFGATIRAINGIECGGGNPDAVQARVQYYIDYCNHCGVSPGDNLTC, encoded by the exons ATGGCCAAATCAAACGACACGGCGAGAGCTCTTCTCAACATTCTCGTCGTGTCCAGCCTCATTGCCAGATTCTCGCCGGCACACGTCCTGAGTCAGAATTGTGGCTGCAACACCAACCTGTGTTGCAGCCGGTATggcgggaaaagtgccaaaaaa TGCGGGTCTGGAGATGACTACTGCGGGGCCAGTTGTCAATCCGGCCGTGTTACTCATCTCACCACCCCGAGCAGCGGGGTCTCAATGGCGGACATGGTGACGGATAACTTCTTCAATTCGATAATTGGCCAGGCCGACTCGAGTTGTGAGGGGAAGAGCTTCTACACTAGGCAAGCTTTCCTTGATGCTGCCAGTGGTTACACCGAATTTGGCGCAGTCGGGACTGCCGATGACTCTAAGCGTGAGATCGCTGCTTTCTTCGCTCATGTCACGCACGAGACTGGAC ATTTTTGCTACATTGAAGAGATAGATGGTCCCTCGGAAGATTACTGCGACGAATGGAACATCCAGTATCCATGCAACCCCAACAAAGGCTACTACGGTCGAGGTCCCATCCAAATATCATGGAACTCCAACTACGGACCCGCGGGAGAATCCATCGGGTTCGACGGCGTCAACTCTCCCGAAACCACGGCCAACGATGTGGTCGTGTCTTTTAAGACCGCCTTCTGGTTTTGGATGAACAACGCCCACTCCGTTATTACTTCCGGTCAAGGCTTCGGCGCGACGATTCGAGCCATTAATGGAATAGAATGCGGTGGCGGAAACCCCGACGCGGTTCAAGCTCGGGTTCAATATTACATTGATTATTGCAACCATTGTGGTGTCTCTCCGGGAGATAACCTGACCTGTTAG
- the LOC104431969 gene encoding endochitinase EP3-like, translated as MAKSYNIARALLNILVVSGLIAGFSPAYVFGQNCGCAADLCCSQYGYCGTGEQYCGTGCQSGPCYSSSTPTTPSSGVSVADVVTDSFFNSIIGQADAGCAGKSFYTRQAFLDAAGGYPEFGTVGSADDSKREIAAFFAHVTHETGHFCYIEEIDGPSKDYCQESNTQYPCNPNKGYYGRGPLQISWNYNYGPAGESIGFDGLNTPETVANDVAVSFKTAFWFWMKNVHSVITSGQGFGATIKAINGGECGGGNSGAVQARGQYYTDYCNQFGVSPGDNLTC; from the exons ATGGCCAAATCATACAACATAGCGAGAGCTCTTCTCAACATTCTGGTCGTGTCCGGCCTCATTGCCGGATTCTCGCCGGCGTACGTCTTCGGTCAAAATTGTGGCTGTGCCGCCGACCTGTGTTGCAGCCAGTATGGGTATTGCGGTACTGGAGAGCAGTACTGTGGGACCGGTTGTCAATCCGGGCCGTGTTACTCGTCATCCACACCCACCACCCCGAGCAGCGGGGTTTCAGTGGCAGACGTGGTGACGGATAGCTTCTTTAATTCGATAATTGGCCAGGCTGACGCAGGTTGCGCAGGGAAGAGCTTCTACACTAGGCAAGCTTTCCTTGATGCTGCCGGGGGTTACCCTGAATTTGGCACAGTCGGGTCCGCTGACGACTCCAAGCGCGAGATTGCTGCTTTCTTCGCTCATGTGACGCACGAGACCGGAC ATTTTTGCTACATTGAAGAGATCGATGGTCCCTCGAAAGATTACTGCCAAGAATCGAACACCCAGTATCCATGCAACCCCAACAAAGGCTACTATGGCCGCGGTCCCCTCCAAATATCCTGGAACTACAACTACGGACCCGCAGGAGAAAGCATCGGGTTCGATGGCCTCAACACTCCCGAAACCGTCGCCAACGACGTCGCCGTATCCTTTAAGACTGCCTTCTGGTTTTGGATGAAGAACGTCCACTCCGTTATTACTTCCGGTCAAGGCTTCGGCGCCACAATTAAAGCCATCAATGGAGGAGAGTGCGGCGGCGGAAACTCGGGCGCCGTCCAAGCTCGGGGCCAGTATTACACTGATTATTGTAACCAATTTGGCGTCTCTCCCGGAGATAATCTGACCTGTTAG